In one Magallana gigas chromosome 7, xbMagGiga1.1, whole genome shotgun sequence genomic region, the following are encoded:
- the LOC105330377 gene encoding uncharacterized protein, translating to MNKNTLASLRTLGRPPQGVKNVMEAFLLLIYQPEVMRDWGNCMQKLKTPADVLIKVEQFDPQNCIEATAQKADGLIAGETEESIAKKSFEAAIIYKWTRSMVDKVKSGGGLKA from the exons ATGAACAAGAATACCCTGGCATCTCTAAGGACCCTTGGTCGGCCTCCACAAGGCGTTAAAAATGTCATGGAAGCATTTCTTTTGCTTATCTACCAACCGGAGGTTATGAGG GACTGGGGGAATTGCATGCAGAAACTCAAAACCCCCGCGGATGTTTTGATTAAAGTGGAACAATTTGATCCCCAGAACTGTATAGAAGCAACAGCTCAAAAAGCTGACGGTTTGATCGCAGGGGAAACTGAGGAGTCCATAGCAAAGAAGAGCTTCGAGGCTGCTATAATCTACAAATGG ACCAGGTCCATGGTAGACAAAGTGAAGTCTGGTGGTGGACTCAAGGCCTAA
- the LOC136270274 gene encoding uncharacterized protein yields the protein MNKNTLASLRTLGRPPQGVKNVMEAFLLLIYQPEVMRDWGNCMQKLKTPADVLIKVEQFDPQNCMEATAQKADGLIAGETEESIATKSLEAVIIYKWTRSMVDKVKSGGGLKA from the exons ATGAACAAGAATACCCTGGCATCTCTAAGGACCCTTGGTCGGCCTCCACAAGGCGTTAAAAATGTCATGGAAGCATTTCTTTTGCTTATCTACCAACCGGAGGTTATGAgg GACTGGGGGAATTGCATGCAGAAACTCAAAACCCCCGCGGATGTTTTGATTAAAGTGGAACAATTTGATCCCCAGAACTGTATGGAAGCAACAGCTCAAAAAGCGGACGGTTTGATCGCAGGGGAAACTGAGGAGTCCATAGCAACGAAGAGCCTCGAGGCTGTTATAATCTACAAATGG ACCAGGTCCATGGTAGACAAAGTGAAGTCTGGTGGTGGACTCAAGGCCTAA